A window from Balearica regulorum gibbericeps isolate bBalReg1 chromosome 1, bBalReg1.pri, whole genome shotgun sequence encodes these proteins:
- the PLEKHB1 gene encoding pleckstrin homology domain-containing family B member 1 isoform X3, producing MALVKSGWLWRQSSILRRWKRNWFVLYLDGSLIYYHDETQRDMDGRIHIKYSCRDVRTGRECRDVQPPEGKSRDCLLTVVLRDGSKTTLCAESEDDAVAWKMAVLEAKSTPVHVYDPYDDDYYQTVPLDSHQTAYISSGHYGHQYGAPGVTHVIVREDPYRVSGDQMALGLLAGAATGAALGSFMWMPCWF from the exons ATGGCACTGGTGAAGAGCGGTTGGCTTTGGCGGCAGA GCTCCATCCTGCGCCGCTGGAAGAGAAACTGGTTCGTCCTCTATCTGGACGGCAGCTTGATCTACTACCACGACGAGACGCAGCGCGACATGGACGGACGGATCCACATCAAATACAGCTGCCGGGACGTGAGGACTGGCCGTGAGTGCAGAG ACGTGCAGCCGCCCGAGGGGAAGAGCCGCGACTGCCTGCTGACCGTCGTGCTGCGGGATGGCTCCAAGACGACGCTGTGCGCCGAGAGCGAGGACGACGCCGT CGCTTGGAAGATGGCCGTGCTGGAGGCTAAATCCACCCCG GTGCACGTTTATGACCCCTACGATGACGACTACTACCAGACGGTGCCCCTCGACTCCCACCAGACCGCCTACATCAGCTCCGGCCACTACGGCCACCAGTACGGAG CTCCCGGGGTGACCCACGTCATCGTGCGCGAGGATCCCTACCGGGTCTCCGGGGACCAGATGGCCTTGGGGCTACTGGCGGGGGCCGCCACCGGCGCTGCCCTGGGCTCCTTCATGTGGATGCCGTGCTGGTTTTAG